In the Arachis ipaensis cultivar K30076 chromosome B04, Araip1.1, whole genome shotgun sequence genome, GTGGTgctgcttctacccatttagtgTAATAGTCTATGGCTACTATCAATTATTTCACTTGTCCAGGCCTAGGTGGGAATGGTCctaagaggtcgactccccattgggcGAAAAGTCGGGGAGCCATCATCAGGTTGAGTTCTTCGGGTGgtgctttgtggaagttggcattttcttggcattttttgcattttttaaCAAACTCCTGGGCATTCGACATCATTGTAGGCCAGTAATATCCTGCTCGGATGATCTTTCTCGCCAGCGATCTTCCCCCGATGTGGTGACCAcaacacccctcatggacttcacttaggacgtagtccgtctggtcggggcgTAGGCATTTGAGTAGTGGTTGGTGGAGCCCTCACTTGTACAACTGCccttgtatgattatgtatttgggGGCTTCCCTCTTGGTGGCTTGTGCTTCCTTCTCATTTGGGGGTGTTTCTCCATGCTCCAAGTATCGGAAGATATGGTCTATCCATGAGGGGGGGGGTTTGGCATCTGGGCTGCGCACATGATGATCGCAGGTTCGGTTGCTAGCCCTTGGATTAAGGATCTGTTTCCCGTCCCAGGTTTGGTGCTTGCTAGTTTAGAGAGGAGGTCGGCTCGGGCGTTTCTTTCTCTGGGGACATGCTGAATTGTGACTTCCTCGAAGCTTTTGCATAGCTCCTTTACCTTTTCCAGGTATTTTTGTAGTAGCGCGTCCCTAGCTTGGTAGCTGCCGTTTATCTGAGAGGTGACGATCTGGGAGTCGCTGCTGACTTCTACCCTTGATGCTCCGACTTCTTTGGCTAATATCAATCCTCCTATCAGGGCCgcgtattctgcctggttgttggaGACCGGGAAGTCAAACTTGATGGATTGCTCGTAGGCTACTCCTGCCGAGTTTTTGAGAATGATCCCGGCCCCTCCGAATGTTTGGTTGGATGCTCCGTCAATGTAgagcttccaccgtgtgttcGGTGTGTCGGGGGCCTCCCCTGTGACCTCTACCAGGAAATCTGCCATGGCTTGGGCTTTGATTGTCTGTCTGGGTTCGTATTGCAAATCATATTGGGACAGTTCTATTGCCTATGCCATCATTCTTCCCGCGAGGTCGGGTTTCTAAAGGACTTGTCGAATGGCTTGGTCGGTTCTCAGGATGATCACGTGCCTTTGGAAGTACTGCTTTAGCCTTCTGGATGAGATTAGTAGGGTGTAGGCCAACTTTTCCAACTTGGTGTACCTCATCTCCACCCCTTGGAgtactttgctgatgaagtatattggGCGTTGAGTCTTGTCCTCTTCTCGGACCAGGACTA is a window encoding:
- the LOC107636416 gene encoding uncharacterized protein LOC107636416; translation: MADFLVEVTGEAPDTPNTRWKLYIDGASNQTFGGAGIILKNSAGVAYEQSIKFDFPVSNNQAEYAALIGGLILAKEVGASRVEVSSDSQIVTSQINGSYQARDALLQKYLEKVKELCKSFEEVTIQHVPRERNARADLLSKLASTKPGTGNRSLIQGLATEPAIIMCAAQMPNPPPHG